Proteins co-encoded in one Hemibagrus wyckioides isolate EC202008001 linkage group LG26, SWU_Hwy_1.0, whole genome shotgun sequence genomic window:
- the LOC131346474 gene encoding SLIT and NTRK-like protein 1 encodes MLLWIVLLKAALCAALGNGTSDVCKEEICSCSAIEGDLHIDCEKRGFSNLQHLTGPSSQFYHLLLHGNSLSRLFPNEFANFYNAVSLHLENNGLHDIVPGAFLGLQLVKRLHINNNKIRSFKKNTFLGLDDLEYLQADFNLLRDIDPAVFRDLSKLEVLILNDNLISALPTNIFQHVPITHLDLRGNRIKTLPYEGVLEQIPGIVEVLLEDNPWDCNCDLLSLKQWLENIPQRALVGRVVCEAPTRLQGNELNETAESELCPSKDGADSSLAAPPTQDETSELDSPPSPASTTSKMAVVTEKSSQNNKGRPKARENWQLKTPTAIASGTIDVTCPQTCVCKPIGASQGLGVNCEGKKLESVLNLRPKPLGAHELNLRDNNIHAVKRNQFRGYTNLNLLDLGGNNIKTIENGTFQNLSELRWLYMDKNYLDNVMPDMFVGLQNLEYLSLEYNDIQLIIAGAFSPMPNLRVLFLNNNLLKSLPADTFLGVSLSKISLHNNYFTHLPINGVLDQLSSIIQIDLHGNPWDCTCTIMPLKQWAEKMAPDVIVSDLKCESPEEFWKQDFRRIRIDLICPELYDQASPTSLSKNGTVGMDSDSGTRPGSYPEPSRVSISVLVPGLLLVFVTSAFTVVGMLVFVLRHRKRSKRRDGNSSASEINSLQTVCDSSYWHGAAYHADHRSYDCGTHSLSDK; translated from the coding sequence ATGCTGCTGTGGATTGTGTTGCTGAAGGCAGCTCTTTGTGCAGCTCTCGGGAACGGTACAAGCGACGTGTGCAAGGAGGAGATATGCTCGTGCAGTGCGATTGAGGGCGATTTGCACATCGACTGCGAAAAGCGCGGTTTCAGCAACCTGCAGCACTTGACTGGCCCGAGCTCGCAGTTTTATCACTTGCTGCTGCACGGGAATTCCCTATCCAGACTGTTTCCCAACGAGTTTGCCAACTTCTACAATGCAGTCAGCTTGCATTTGGAGAACAACGGCTTGCACGACATTGTCCCGGGCGCCTTCCTCGGCCTGCAACTGGTCAAGCGTCTgcatataaacaacaacaagatcCGCTCGTTTAAAAAGAACACTTTTCTTGGTTTGGATGATTTAGAGTATCTCCAAGCTGATTTCAACCTCCTAAGAGACATTGATCCTGCAGTTTTCAGAGACTTGAGTAAACTAGAGGTCTTAATTTTAAATGATAACCTAATTAGTGCACTTCCCACCAACATTTTCCAGCACGTTCCCATAACACATCTTGATCTGCGCGGGAACCGGATAAAGACATTGCCTTATGAAGGGGTCTTGGAACAAATTCCAGGAATTGTGGAGGTTTTGTTGGAGGACAATCCATGGGACTGCAACTGTGATCTTCTTTCCTTAAAGCAGTGGCTCGAAAACATCCCTCAGCGAGCACTCGTTGGCCGGGTTGTTTGCGAGGCACCTACGCGTCTCCAGGGCAATGAACTTAATGAGACAGCTGAGTCTGAACTCTGCCCTTCCAAAGATGGCGCCGATTCGAGTTTGGCCGCACCTCCGACTCAGGACGAGACCTCAGAACTGgattctcctccttctccagcGTCCACAACCTCCAAAATGGCTGTAGTGACAGAGAAAAGCTCTCAGAACAACAAGGGCCGTCCCAAAGCGAGAGAAAACTGGCAGCTAAAAACGCCAACAGCAATAGCATCAGGCACCATCGATGTAACGTGTCCCCAAACGTGCGTGTGCAAGCCAATTGGCGCTAGTCAAGGTCTTGGGGTGAACTGCGAAGGGAAAAAATTAGAGAGTGTGCTCAATCTGAGACCCAAACCTCTCGGTGCACATGAGCTGAACCTACGCGATAACAATATCCATGCGGTGAAAAGAAACCAGTTTCGGGGATACACTAACCTGAACCTGCTCGATTTAGGTGGGAACAATATCAAAACCATCGAGAATGGCACTTTTCAAAACTTGAGCGAGTTGCGGTGGCTTTACATGGACAAGAACTATCTGGATAATGTCATGCCGGATATGTTTGTGGGACTCCAAAACCTGGAATATCTCAGTTTGGAATATAACGATATTCAGCTCATTATAGCAGGAGCCTTTAGTCCGATGCCTAACCTGCGGGTGCTGTTTctaaacaacaacctgttaaaGTCGCTGCCCGCAGACACCTTTCTTGGAGTCTCCTTGTCCAAAATAAGCCTGCATAACAACTATTTCACGCATCTTCCCATAAACGGTGTCCTTGATCAGCTGAGCTCGATCATCCAAATTGATTTGCATGGGAACCCTTGGGATTGCACGTGCACCATCATGCCGCTGAAACAGTGGGCGGAAAAAATGGCGCCTGACGTCATCGTTAGCGACCTGAAGTGTGAGTCACCGGAGGAGTTCTGGAAGCAAGATTTCCGCCGCATCCGGATCGACCTGATATGCCCGGAACTTTACGACCAGGCTTCGCCGACTTCGTTATCCAAAAACGGCACCGTCGGTATGGATTCTGACTCAGGGACACGTCCTGGATCATACCCAGAGCCGAGCCGAGTCTCAATATCAGTACTGGTGCCCGGATTGCTGCTCGTCTTTGTCACTTCTGCTTTCACTGTAGTCGGGATGCTAGTTTTTGTCCTGCGCCATCGGAAAAGGTCCAAGCGGAGAGATGGGAACTCCTCGGCGTCTGAGATCAACTCTTTACAGACAGTTTGTGACTCATCTTATTGGCACGGCGCTGCTTATCATGCTGATCACAGGAGCTACGACTGCggcactcactcgctctctgaTAAATAA